From Pararge aegeria chromosome 9, ilParAegt1.1, whole genome shotgun sequence, the proteins below share one genomic window:
- the LOC120626280 gene encoding retinol dehydrogenase 13-like: protein MIIWTVVFVFVLVVFTLKLYQKITCGVCRSSAHMVGKVVIVTGGNSGIGFETAKNLADRGARVIIACRSISRGTKAAEEIIECTGNKNVLYRHLDLSRFRSVREFCDGIYKTESRLDVLINNAGAGGLGNRKTEDGNHLGMQVNYFGPFLLTNLLLPLLKSSAPSRIVNVSSAIHKYGEIDYENLNMEKYWSDYLVYANSKLYLNLMTLELSQRLKGNGVTVNALHPGVAVTNIFRNINNSIIRYLVEMCLNFIYQSVWEASQTSIYLAVSSEVQDVTGRYFSNCQENKPSKTSQDPDIATRLWKETEKIVNYNIKM, encoded by the coding sequence ATGATCATATGGACAGTCgtatttgtttttgtgttaGTGGTTTTCACATTAaagttatatcaaaaaataactTGTGGTGTTTGTCGTTCAAGTGCTCATATGGTGGGAAAAGTAGTAATTGTGACGGGTGGTAATAGTGGTATAGGGTTTGAGACGGCTAAAAATTTGGCAGACCGTGGCGCTCGAGTAATCATTGCATGCCGAAGCATTTCAAGAGGTACAAAAGCGGCAGAAGAAATCATCGAGTGCActggaaataaaaatgttttgtatcgCCATCTTGACTTATCTAGGTTCCGTTCTGTGCGTGAATTTTGTGATGGTATTTATAAAACCGAATCACGTTTAGATGTTCTTATCAACAATGCCGGTGCTGGTGGACTTGGAAACAGGAAGACTGAAGATGGAAATCATTTGGGAATGCAAGTGAATTATTTTGGACCATTTTTGTTAACAAATCTATTATTGCCACTTTTGAAATCATCCGCTCCGAGTAGAATAGTGAATGTTTCTTCTGCTATTCATAAATATGGGGAAATAGACTACGAAAATTTAAACATGGAAAAATACTGGAGTGATTATTTAGTATACGCAAACAGCaagttgtatttaaatttaatgacaCTTGAGCTAAGTCAAAGGTTAAAAGGTAATGGTGTCACAGTTAATGCTCTACATCCCGGTGTCGcagtaacaaatatatttaggaACATTAACAATAGCATAATTCGGTATCTAGTGGAAATGtgtcttaattttatttaccagaGTGTTTGGGAAGCATCACAGACGTCTATCTACTTAGCTGTGTCATCAGAAGTGCAAGACGTAACCGGTAGATATTTTAGTAATTGTCAAGAAAATAAGCCATCTAAAACATCTCAAGATCCAGACATTGCAACGAGACTTTGGAAAGAAACAGAGAAgatagtaaattataatataaaaatgtga
- the LOC120626472 gene encoding retinol dehydrogenase 11-like has product MGTETVSKAFLRSRNTGILPSNSEIQQVKLYALPAKYLQPKVDTVTEESIIVNYHSKVVIVTGANSGIGFETAKDLAQRGARVILACRNLERATNAKQRIITSSRNKEVHIIQLDLESLTSIRKFVDNIYATEKRLDILVNNAGIYSTENKRTVDGLLLGMQVNYFGPFLLTSLLLPLLKKSAPSRIINVSSFLYGLGRIDFGNMNMERCFTKHQVYRNAKLCTMLMTIELNRRLKGTGVTANCLHPGVVNTEMVNNLNNILIRTFLRGLKSFFKSSWEGAQTTIYLAVSPEVEKVSGRYFKDCHLAQLSSKALNLDVARKLWDETEKITKFK; this is encoded by the exons ATGGGGACAGAAACAGTATCGAAGGCCTTTTTGAGGTCTAGAAATACT GGAATTCTTCCATCAAATTCAGAGATACAACAAGTAAAACTCTATGCATTGCCAGCTAAGTACCTTCAACCTAAAG TGGACACGGTGACGGAAGAAAGTATCATAGTAAATTATCATAGTAAA GTAGTGATCGTGACCGGTGCTAATTCAGGAATAGGCTTTGAAACAGCCAAAGACCTCGCTCAGAGAGGTGCTCGGGTTATTTTAGCCTGCAGAAATTTAGAGCGAGCCACAAATGCAAAGCAGAGAATAATAACCTCTTCGAGAAATAAAGAAGTTCATATTATTCAACTAGATCTGGAATCATTGACATCGATAAGAAAGTTTGTGGATAATATTTATGCGACCGAGAAACGACTCGATATACTGGTAAACAACGCAGGAATTTATTCAACTGAGAATAAAAGAACAGTTGATGGTTTGCTTTTAGGAATGCAAGTAAATTATTTTGGACCATTTTTGTTGACTTCCCTTTTACTGCCACTGTTAAAAAAGTCTGCACCAAGTCGCATAATTAATGTTTCATCATTTTTGTACGGTTTAGGAAGAATAGATTTCGGAAACATGAACATGGAAAGATGTTTTACAAAACATCAAGTTTATCGAAATGCAAAACTTTGTACTATGCTTATGACTATTGAACTAAATCGAAGACTCAAGGGCACCGGAGTTACAGCGAACTGTTTACATCCTGGTGTAGTTAACACGGAGATGGTAAacaatcttaataatattttgataagaaCATTCTTAAGAGGacttaaatcattttttaagaGTTCGTGGGAAGGAGCTCAAACGACTATATATTTAGCTGTGTCACCTGAGGTAGAAAAAGTAAGTGGAAGATATTTTAAAgattgtcatttagcacaacttAGTTCCAAAGCACTGAATTTGGATGTTGCTCGAAAGTTGTGGGATGAAACagaaaaaattactaaattcaAATAA